One window of the Desulfuromonas acetoxidans DSM 684 genome contains the following:
- a CDS encoding flagellar basal body L-ring protein FlgH, with the protein MKQMWQRIPYLLMLVAGVVACAPVQPRDAEISKPVTMETPEIEAPQPKTPGSLWTTGNGSLFVDNRASRVGDILTVAIYEQAEASKQATTSTGRTTSASADITSLFGLESNLANLNSNIDPANLVSAGYTNDFQGSGSTTRKEDLVATLTTRVVEVLPNGTLRISGSKSVTVNHERQLIHLSGIVRQEDITPENLIDSKYVLDANIVYTGKGVIDDKQKPGWLLRLLDTVTPF; encoded by the coding sequence ATGAAACAGATGTGGCAACGGATTCCATACCTTTTGATGCTTGTAGCGGGTGTTGTCGCCTGTGCACCGGTGCAACCGAGAGATGCTGAAATCTCCAAGCCGGTCACCATGGAAACTCCCGAGATTGAGGCACCGCAGCCCAAGACACCCGGCTCCTTGTGGACGACGGGTAACGGCAGTCTGTTTGTTGATAACCGGGCCAGTCGTGTCGGCGATATTCTCACCGTGGCCATCTACGAGCAGGCCGAAGCCAGCAAGCAAGCGACCACATCCACGGGCCGAACTACCTCCGCCAGTGCCGATATTACCAGCTTGTTTGGCCTGGAATCCAATCTCGCCAACTTGAACAGTAACATTGATCCGGCCAATCTGGTCAGTGCCGGATATACCAACGATTTTCAGGGTAGTGGCAGTACCACCCGGAAAGAAGATCTGGTCGCGACATTGACAACCCGAGTGGTTGAAGTGTTGCCGAACGGCACTCTGCGTATTTCCGGGAGTAAAAGTGTTACCGTCAACCATGAACGACAGTTGATTCACCTGTCCGGTATTGTCCGCCAGGAAGATATCACCCCGGAAAACCTTATTGACTCAAAGTATGTTCTTGATGCCAATATTGTCTATACCGGTAAAGGTGTGATTGACGATAAACAGAAGCCGGGTTGGTTGCTGCGGTTACTGGATACGGTAACACCATTTTAA